From the genome of Blastocatellia bacterium, one region includes:
- the aroB gene encoding 3-dehydroquinate synthase, whose amino-acid sequence MSDEVRVHVPLGERRYDIVIGDGVLQRAGELVRIALEADGQRTSRLAIISNARVFGLYGARLRASLRQAGFSVSVHFVGDGERYKTLRTVERLYGELAEQQLDRTSAIVALGGGVVGDIAGFVAATFLRGIAYVQIPTTLLAAIDSSIGGKTGVNLPQGKNLVGAFHQPRLVLADVATLRTLPPREMEAGLCEALKYGVIRDARLFDHIVARMEALKNGEATALVPMIRRCCEIKAEIVRRDERESGLRRILNFGHTFGHALEAVTRYRRLKHGEAVGYGMLMAGRLAVRLKMFAPEEAERLRQAIAACGPFPSIADLDPDEILAAMRHDKKARAGRLTFVLPTRIGHVTVRDDIPPRIVRALLRESLRDLSMIFPPRTGTRRASRVGNGSRAPR is encoded by the coding sequence ATGAGCGACGAGGTGCGCGTCCATGTGCCGTTGGGCGAGCGCCGCTATGACATCGTGATCGGAGACGGGGTGCTGCAGCGTGCCGGAGAGTTGGTGAGGATCGCTCTGGAAGCGGATGGGCAACGAACGTCGCGCTTGGCCATCATCTCCAATGCGCGCGTGTTTGGACTCTATGGCGCGAGGCTTCGTGCCAGCCTCCGACAAGCGGGTTTCTCCGTCTCCGTCCATTTCGTTGGCGACGGCGAACGATACAAGACCTTGCGGACTGTAGAGCGATTATATGGGGAGCTGGCCGAGCAGCAGTTGGATCGCACGTCGGCAATTGTGGCGCTCGGCGGCGGCGTCGTCGGAGATATCGCAGGATTCGTGGCCGCTACGTTCCTGCGTGGGATCGCATACGTGCAGATCCCGACGACTTTGCTGGCAGCCATTGACAGCTCGATCGGGGGCAAAACCGGCGTGAACTTACCGCAAGGGAAGAATCTCGTCGGCGCGTTTCACCAACCGCGCCTTGTGCTCGCCGACGTCGCGACTCTGCGCACGCTCCCGCCTCGGGAGATGGAGGCCGGTTTATGCGAGGCGCTTAAGTATGGCGTCATTCGGGATGCAAGGCTCTTCGATCACATCGTCGCGCGCATGGAGGCGCTGAAAAATGGCGAGGCGACGGCCCTCGTGCCGATGATTCGACGCTGCTGCGAAATCAAAGCCGAGATCGTGCGACGCGACGAGCGAGAATCCGGGCTTCGGCGTATTCTCAACTTCGGCCACACTTTCGGACATGCGCTGGAGGCCGTCACGCGCTATCGCCGATTGAAACATGGCGAGGCCGTCGGTTACGGGATGCTCATGGCCGGACGCTTGGCCGTTCGTCTGAAGATGTTCGCTCCCGAGGAGGCCGAGCGCCTTCGGCAGGCGATCGCCGCCTGCGGGCCTTTTCCTTCGATCGCCGATCTTGATCCGGACGAGATCCTGGCCGCGATGCGCCATGATAAGAAGGCGCGAGCGGGACGATTGACCTTCGTGCTTCCGACGCGCATCGGGCATGTGACGGTGCGCGACGACATCCCCCCTCGAATCGTTCGCGCTCTCCTTCGGGAGAGCTTGCGCGATCTCTCCATGATCTTTCCGCCTCGGACAGGCACAAGGCGTGCATCGCGAGTCGGGAATGGTTCTCGCGCGCCTCGGTGA
- a CDS encoding UbiX family flavin prenyltransferase, with protein sequence MSEGVSITVAITGASGACYAQRLLQLLDASPHVRQINLLISDNGRRVFAEELDVEIPVPLSVEVADRLGLSRHKLVCFQLNDLAAPISSGSYPVNGMVIIPCSVGTLGAIATGATTNLIHRAADVMLKEGRRLILVVRETPLNAIHLQNMLTLRQLGAVILPAMPAFYHRPRTIDDLVKHFVYRILDHLGIEHSQETMWRGGRT encoded by the coding sequence ATGAGCGAGGGCGTCTCCATCACCGTCGCCATTACGGGTGCCAGTGGTGCGTGCTACGCGCAGCGGTTGCTGCAATTGCTGGATGCGAGCCCGCATGTCCGGCAAATCAATCTGCTCATCAGCGATAACGGGCGCCGCGTCTTCGCCGAGGAGCTGGACGTGGAGATCCCCGTCCCACTCAGCGTTGAGGTCGCTGACCGGCTGGGTCTCTCCCGCCATAAGCTCGTGTGCTTTCAACTGAACGATTTGGCCGCGCCTATCTCCAGCGGTTCCTATCCCGTGAATGGGATGGTCATCATCCCCTGCAGCGTGGGGACACTCGGCGCGATCGCCACAGGGGCGACGACGAATCTCATCCATCGGGCGGCCGACGTGATGCTGAAAGAGGGACGACGGCTCATCCTCGTCGTGCGCGAGACGCCGCTCAATGCCATTCATCTGCAGAACATGTTGACGCTGCGGCAGCTGGGAGCGGTGATCTTGCCGGCCATGCCGGCCTTCTACCATCGCCCGCGCACGATTGACGATTTGGTGAAGCACTTCGTCTATCGCATCTTGGATCATCTGGGCATCGAGCATTCGCAGGAAACGATGTGGCGAGGAGGGCGCACATGA
- the ubiA gene encoding putative 4-hydroxybenzoate polyprenyltransferase, with translation MTTSVMSKMSARRSLAATLWQNTRVTLEMIKIEHTLFALPFALLGAILAANGLPDGRTLFWILVAMVGARSAAMAFNRLVDREFDRQNPRTQNRALPAGRVSPRYVRTFTVVSAAVFLLAAAMLNRLTLMLAPIALASIFLYSYTKRFTAYSHLVLGWCLAIAPTGAWIAVRGTLDDWLPLAISLAVMMWVAGFDVIYACQDVDFDRRVGLRSLPARFGLRRALWIARGFHGIAFASLVWAARLAEVGWLGGVGLVATLWLLIRQHRLVRPDDLSRVNEAFFTTNAYVSLVLLLTMGGDVLLR, from the coding sequence ATGACGACGAGCGTGATGTCGAAGATGTCCGCGCGCCGATCGCTGGCGGCGACGCTATGGCAAAACACGCGAGTGACACTGGAGATGATCAAGATCGAGCACACGCTCTTTGCCCTCCCGTTTGCGCTCCTCGGTGCGATTCTCGCCGCCAATGGCCTGCCCGATGGGCGCACACTCTTTTGGATTTTGGTCGCCATGGTGGGCGCGCGCAGCGCCGCGATGGCTTTTAACCGGCTCGTGGATCGCGAATTCGATCGTCAGAATCCGCGCACGCAGAATCGCGCACTGCCGGCGGGACGAGTGAGCCCGCGCTACGTCCGCACCTTCACCGTCGTCTCGGCGGCGGTATTCTTGCTGGCAGCGGCCATGTTGAATCGGCTCACGCTAATGCTGGCCCCGATAGCGTTGGCCTCGATCTTCCTCTACTCTTACACGAAGCGTTTCACGGCGTATTCGCATCTGGTGCTTGGCTGGTGTTTGGCAATCGCTCCGACGGGGGCGTGGATCGCCGTGCGCGGGACATTGGACGACTGGCTGCCGCTTGCGATAAGCCTCGCCGTGATGATGTGGGTGGCTGGGTTCGATGTGATCTACGCCTGTCAGGACGTGGACTTCGATCGGCGCGTGGGCTTGCGGTCGCTGCCCGCGCGATTCGGTCTTCGACGCGCCCTTTGGATCGCGCGCGGCTTTCACGGGATCGCGTTCGCCAGTCTCGTATGGGCCGCTCGCCTGGCGGAGGTGGGCTGGCTGGGAGGAGTGGGACTCGTGGCGACGCTCTGGCTCCTCATCCGACAACATCGGCTCGTTCGCCCCGATGATCTCTCTCGGGTCAACGAAGCCTTTTTCACCACTAACGCTTATGTGAGCCTGGTCCTCTTGCTCACGATGGGAGGAGACGTGCTGTTGCGATAA
- the mqnE gene encoding aminofutalosine synthase MqnE gives MDAYIARSELAPIAEKVFAGERLTFEDGVALYRSNDLLTLGALANYVREKKNGNVAYYIVNRHINPTNICFVDCQLCAFARKVGEEGGWTMSIEEVVQTAARGYTDSVREFHIVGGLHPYLPFQYYVDLLRALKYHFPNVHLKAFTCVELDYLAKLAGKSLHETIEILKEAGLDSVPGGGAEIFARRVRDIICTHKISGERWLEVARAVHECGLKSTATMLYGHVETYEERVDHLLRLRALQDETGGFTAFIPLAFHPENTQLSHLPWTTGIDDLKNIAVARLLLDNFDHIKAYWIMMGPKLAQVALRFGADDLDGTVIEEKIYHMAGGQTPQGLTRAEIEHLIRQAGRIPVERDSLYNPVTPVTVSSS, from the coding sequence ATGGACGCGTATATCGCCCGCTCGGAATTGGCGCCGATCGCCGAGAAGGTCTTCGCTGGCGAGCGCCTCACATTCGAAGATGGTGTGGCGCTCTATCGCTCGAATGATCTCTTGACGCTCGGCGCGCTCGCCAACTACGTGAGGGAGAAGAAGAACGGCAATGTCGCCTACTACATCGTCAACCGCCACATCAACCCGACCAACATCTGCTTCGTGGACTGTCAACTCTGTGCCTTCGCCCGCAAGGTCGGAGAGGAAGGCGGATGGACGATGAGCATCGAAGAGGTCGTCCAAACGGCCGCGCGCGGGTATACCGACTCAGTGCGCGAGTTCCACATCGTGGGAGGTTTGCATCCGTATCTTCCGTTCCAATACTACGTGGACTTGCTGCGCGCGCTGAAATACCATTTCCCGAACGTGCACTTGAAGGCCTTCACGTGCGTGGAGTTGGACTATTTGGCGAAGCTGGCGGGGAAATCTCTGCACGAGACGATCGAGATTCTGAAAGAGGCGGGCCTGGATTCGGTCCCCGGTGGGGGCGCCGAGATCTTCGCCCGGCGGGTGCGCGACATCATCTGCACGCATAAGATCAGTGGCGAGCGCTGGCTGGAAGTCGCGCGCGCCGTTCATGAATGTGGCTTGAAGTCCACGGCGACGATGCTCTACGGTCATGTCGAGACGTATGAGGAACGCGTGGATCACTTGCTGCGGCTGCGGGCGCTGCAAGACGAGACCGGAGGCTTCACGGCCTTCATCCCGCTGGCCTTCCACCCGGAGAACACCCAGCTGAGCCACCTGCCGTGGACGACGGGCATAGACGATCTGAAGAACATCGCCGTCGCGCGCTTGTTGCTGGACAACTTCGATCACATCAAGGCGTATTGGATCATGATGGGGCCGAAGCTGGCGCAAGTCGCTCTCCGATTCGGCGCCGATGATTTGGACGGAACGGTGATCGAGGAGAAGATCTATCATATGGCGGGGGGACAAACGCCACAGGGCCTCACGCGTGCGGAGATCGAGCATTTGATCCGGCAAGCGGGTCGCATTCCTGTCGAACGCGATTCGCTCTACAATCCGGTGACTCCGGTCACCGTGAGCTCCTCGTGA
- the bshA gene encoding N-acetyl-alpha-D-glucosaminyl L-malate synthase BshA — protein sequence MALATRPLRIGITCYPTYGGSGIVASELGKELARRGHTVHFIAAALPTRLTELSERLFFHEVEMLDYPLFEYLPYDMALATKQFRVASEHGLDLLHVHYAIPHAISAYLAREMLRPYRYLPVITTLHGTDITLVGRDRSYLPITRFGIAQSDGVTAVSQYLRRATCEIFGICDIRVIPNFVNGEECARRPRPELRERFAPSGEKVLVHISNFRPIKRAPDCVEIFARVVERVPARLIMIGDGPDRARVEWLIERYGLVGRVHCVGKQPNIVDFLSIADLLLLPSEMEAFGLAALEAMACEVPVIASRTGGLPEVVEDGATGCLLPCGDIAAMAEAAIRLLQDDAQRREMGRRARERALALFSSERIIPMYEAYYHEVLARASEARR from the coding sequence ATGGCTCTCGCGACACGCCCGCTGAGGATCGGGATCACGTGCTATCCCACTTATGGCGGCAGCGGCATCGTCGCCTCCGAATTGGGGAAGGAGCTGGCGCGACGAGGGCACACGGTTCACTTCATTGCAGCGGCCCTGCCGACGCGGCTCACGGAGCTCTCCGAACGCCTCTTCTTCCACGAGGTCGAGATGCTCGATTATCCCCTCTTCGAGTATCTGCCGTACGATATGGCGCTGGCGACCAAACAATTCCGCGTCGCGTCCGAACATGGACTGGATCTCTTGCATGTTCACTATGCCATCCCTCATGCCATCAGCGCCTATCTGGCGCGCGAGATGCTGCGCCCCTATCGGTATCTGCCGGTGATCACGACGCTGCACGGGACGGACATCACCCTCGTCGGGCGCGACCGCTCCTACTTGCCGATCACGCGCTTCGGCATCGCGCAGAGTGATGGCGTCACAGCCGTCTCACAATATCTGCGACGCGCGACCTGTGAGATCTTCGGGATTTGCGACATCCGAGTTATCCCGAACTTCGTCAACGGCGAGGAATGCGCCCGTCGGCCGCGTCCGGAGTTGCGCGAGCGTTTCGCGCCTTCGGGGGAGAAGGTCCTCGTGCACATTTCCAACTTCCGCCCGATCAAGCGCGCACCTGATTGCGTGGAGATCTTCGCTCGCGTGGTCGAGCGGGTCCCCGCTCGCCTCATCATGATCGGCGATGGACCGGATCGCGCGCGCGTCGAGTGGCTCATCGAACGCTACGGGCTCGTCGGGCGCGTCCATTGTGTGGGGAAACAACCCAACATCGTTGATTTCCTCTCGATCGCCGACTTGCTGCTGCTGCCCAGCGAGATGGAGGCCTTCGGATTAGCCGCGCTCGAAGCTATGGCCTGCGAGGTCCCTGTCATCGCCAGTCGCACCGGTGGCTTGCCCGAAGTCGTCGAAGATGGAGCGACGGGGTGTCTACTCCCGTGCGGCGACATTGCGGCCATGGCCGAGGCCGCCATTCGCCTTCTGCAAGATGACGCTCAACGTCGCGAGATGGGGCGACGAGCGCGCGAGCGCGCTCTCGCTCTGTTCTCCAGCGAGCGCATCATCCCCATGTACGAAGCCTATTATCACGAAGTCCTCGCCCGCGCATCGGAGGCTCGGCGATGA
- a CDS encoding endonuclease III, whose protein sequence is MTNRSRNTSTSVPMEVQDLIRHILEHLKATYGTPRLRRDRDPLDTLIETVLSQSTNDRNRDRAFARLKARFPTWEAVRRAPTREIAAAIRVGGLARIKSARIKRILQEIERRTGALDLSVLCRMPLDEALEFLRSLDGVGPKTAACVLLFACGRPVFPVDTHIRRVAGRLGLIPPRCSDERAHEQLGRLIPTRHYYAAHINLIRLGRDVCRPRNPRCEACCLVQYCAYAHEMGKI, encoded by the coding sequence ATGACCAATCGCTCGAGGAACACCTCGACGTCTGTCCCCATGGAGGTTCAGGATCTCATCCGACATATCCTCGAACATTTGAAGGCGACCTACGGGACACCCCGACTTCGCCGCGATCGCGATCCGTTGGATACGCTGATCGAGACCGTCCTCTCCCAATCCACGAACGATCGGAATCGGGATCGCGCGTTCGCTCGCCTGAAGGCGCGCTTCCCAACGTGGGAGGCCGTGCGGCGCGCTCCGACGCGAGAGATCGCCGCGGCGATTCGCGTTGGCGGCCTGGCGCGGATCAAGTCGGCGCGCATCAAACGCATCCTTCAAGAGATCGAGCGGCGCACGGGCGCGCTCGACCTCTCTGTCCTCTGCCGTATGCCGCTTGATGAAGCGCTCGAGTTCCTGCGTTCGCTCGATGGCGTCGGTCCGAAGACAGCAGCCTGTGTCTTGCTCTTCGCCTGTGGGCGCCCGGTCTTCCCCGTGGACACGCACATTCGCCGCGTGGCCGGACGACTCGGCTTGATCCCCCCGCGCTGCTCCGATGAGCGCGCGCACGAGCAGCTCGGGCGTCTCATCCCCACCCGTCACTACTATGCCGCGCACATCAACTTGATTCGCCTCGGACGCGACGTCTGCCGTCCGAGAAATCCGCGTTGCGAAGCCTGCTGCCTCGTCCAATACTGCGCCTATGCGCACGAGATGGGGAAGATCTAG
- a CDS encoding Xaa-Pro peptidase family protein, with protein sequence MEDLIARIQTALKEAGVDGWLFYDFRKSDPLAYRILKLDENRLGTRRWFYFIPTEGEPIKIVHIIESEQLDSLPGTKLIYLPWAQLHEHLRNILRGRRRIAMQYSPDNAIPYISRVDAGTVELLRRFGVEIVSSADLVQQFEAVWDEEQLRTHLLAEPKMRRIVDETFAEIARRVVSGRATDEYEIQQFILQCFEREGLTADHPPIVAADAHSANPHYSPTPDSAWPIREGTFVLIDLWAKLRDVPRAVYVDITWTGFVGSVVPDRYTRVFNVVREARDRAIEFVREAVRARRPIRGWEVDEVAREVIRRAGLGDFFIHRTGHSIGEDVHGNGANMDNLETRDERRILPHTCFSIEPGVYLEGEFGIRSEVDVYVGDDDVLVTARPIQTAIVPILTLL encoded by the coding sequence ATGGAGGATTTGATCGCTCGCATCCAGACGGCGCTGAAGGAAGCCGGCGTAGACGGATGGCTCTTCTACGACTTCCGCAAATCGGACCCACTGGCGTATCGCATTTTGAAGCTCGACGAGAACCGGTTGGGAACGCGCCGCTGGTTCTATTTCATCCCGACCGAAGGCGAGCCCATCAAAATCGTCCACATCATCGAATCGGAGCAGCTCGATTCGCTGCCCGGAACGAAGCTCATCTATCTGCCGTGGGCGCAACTTCACGAGCATCTGCGCAACATCCTGCGCGGGCGGCGACGCATCGCCATGCAATACTCCCCGGACAACGCCATCCCTTATATCTCGCGCGTGGACGCCGGCACTGTGGAGCTGCTCCGCCGCTTCGGCGTTGAGATCGTCTCCTCGGCCGATCTCGTGCAACAGTTCGAAGCCGTCTGGGATGAAGAGCAACTGCGGACTCATCTCCTCGCAGAGCCGAAGATGCGTCGGATCGTGGACGAGACGTTCGCCGAGATCGCGCGACGCGTCGTCTCCGGGCGGGCTACCGATGAGTACGAGATTCAGCAATTCATCCTCCAGTGCTTCGAACGCGAGGGCTTGACGGCGGATCATCCTCCCATTGTTGCCGCCGATGCCCATTCCGCGAATCCGCATTACAGCCCGACGCCGGATTCCGCCTGGCCGATCCGAGAGGGGACGTTCGTGCTCATTGATCTCTGGGCGAAGCTGCGCGATGTCCCTCGCGCCGTCTACGTGGACATCACGTGGACGGGATTCGTCGGGAGCGTCGTGCCCGATCGCTACACGCGCGTCTTCAACGTCGTGCGCGAAGCTCGCGATCGCGCCATCGAGTTCGTGCGCGAGGCCGTGCGCGCGCGGCGCCCCATTCGGGGATGGGAAGTGGATGAAGTCGCCCGCGAGGTGATCCGCCGAGCCGGGTTGGGCGACTTCTTCATCCATCGCACGGGCCATTCCATCGGCGAGGACGTACACGGCAATGGCGCCAACATGGATAACCTGGAGACGCGCGATGAGCGTCGCATCCTTCCGCACACCTGTTTCTCCATCGAGCCCGGGGTATACCTGGAGGGAGAGTTCGGCATTCGCAGCGAGGTGGATGTCTACGTGGGGGATGACGATGTGCTCGTGACAGCTCGCCCGATTCAAACGGCGATCGTCCCCATCCTGACGCTCCTCTGA
- a CDS encoding response regulator transcription factor produces MRVLIVEDERKMAEALRRGLEEEGYIVQIAADGDEGLRLGSEREYDLIILDIRLPKRDGIEVCRELRRRGVLTPILMLTVRDAVDVKVEAFERGADDYLTKPFAFAELLARARALVRRRQPVDLRLRVGELVLDPVTRRVTCAGREIALTPKEFALLECLMRHPNEALTRARLMQEAWGESFDALTNIVDVYINALRKKLDRAFSRPLIHTVRGVGYMLRE; encoded by the coding sequence ATGCGCGTTCTGATTGTCGAGGACGAACGAAAGATGGCCGAGGCGCTCCGGCGAGGGCTGGAGGAGGAAGGGTACATCGTGCAGATCGCCGCCGATGGGGATGAAGGCCTGCGTTTGGGGAGCGAACGGGAGTATGACCTCATCATCCTCGACATCCGTCTTCCCAAACGCGATGGGATCGAAGTATGTCGGGAGCTGCGCCGACGGGGCGTGCTGACGCCAATCCTCATGCTCACGGTTCGAGATGCCGTGGACGTGAAGGTCGAGGCCTTCGAGCGCGGCGCGGATGATTATCTCACGAAGCCCTTCGCCTTCGCGGAACTGTTGGCGCGCGCGCGAGCGCTCGTACGTCGCCGTCAGCCGGTGGACCTCCGATTGCGCGTCGGCGAGCTCGTCCTCGATCCTGTGACGCGGCGCGTCACGTGCGCCGGGCGAGAGATCGCCCTGACACCCAAGGAATTCGCCCTGCTCGAATGCCTCATGCGCCATCCGAACGAGGCGCTGACGCGCGCCCGACTCATGCAGGAAGCGTGGGGTGAATCCTTCGATGCCCTGACCAATATCGTGGACGTGTACATCAACGCCTTGCGGAAGAAGCTCGATCGCGCCTTCTCGCGTCCCCTCATTCACACGGTTCGCGGCGTCGGCTACATGTTGCGCGAATAG
- a CDS encoding PPOX class F420-dependent oxidoreductase, which produces MPETIPNEYLDLFQKRAFAVLATLMPDGSPQVTPVWCDFDGTHVLVNSARGRVKDRNMRRDPRVALVILDPENPYRYVEIRGRVVEITEEGADAHIDRLAKKYLGLETYPYRQPGEVRVLYKIRPERVSGLR; this is translated from the coding sequence ATGCCGGAGACGATCCCGAACGAGTATCTCGATCTCTTCCAGAAGCGCGCGTTCGCCGTCCTCGCGACGCTTATGCCCGATGGCTCCCCGCAAGTGACGCCGGTGTGGTGCGATTTCGACGGGACGCACGTGCTCGTGAATTCGGCGCGTGGTCGCGTGAAGGATCGGAACATGAGACGCGATCCCCGCGTCGCGCTCGTGATCCTGGATCCTGAGAATCCGTATCGTTACGTGGAGATTCGCGGGCGCGTCGTCGAGATCACCGAAGAGGGAGCGGACGCGCACATTGATCGGTTGGCCAAGAAATATCTGGGCCTGGAGACCTATCCCTATCGCCAGCCGGGAGAGGTTCGTGTCCTCTACAAGATTCGCCCAGAGCGCGTCTCCGGATTGCGATGA
- a CDS encoding DNA gyrase inhibitor YacG, with protein sequence MMVRCPCCGKRVPWESNPFRPFCSERCKLIDLGMWASEAYRIAGPSIGISAREQSEEEFAERGDEHGRY encoded by the coding sequence ATGATGGTCAGGTGCCCATGCTGTGGGAAGCGCGTCCCCTGGGAATCGAATCCGTTCCGCCCATTCTGCTCGGAGCGATGCAAGCTGATCGACTTGGGGATGTGGGCATCGGAGGCGTATCGAATTGCTGGTCCATCAATTGGAATCTCTGCGAGAGAACAGTCGGAGGAGGAGTTCGCCGAACGTGGGGATGAACATGGCCGCTACTGA
- a CDS encoding TlpA family protein disulfide reductase: MNMAATEGTSKRSTSARWTALLVIAGMGAAWAAYAIFFRSGARPSTAVIDGLPWAPDSHRRAPDFRIRTLDGREIVLSDFRGKVLIVDFWATWCPPCRDEVPLLVELKNAYGDRGLEILGLTIEDPERDVPQVQRFVREFGVNYPIGFAPDGMFEAFVGPGEHPIPQTFLFDREGKLREHLVGFNPLTDARRLRRVIARILHE, from the coding sequence ATGAACATGGCCGCTACTGAGGGGACCTCGAAGCGCTCGACTTCGGCGCGTTGGACGGCCCTATTGGTGATCGCTGGGATGGGAGCGGCCTGGGCCGCGTACGCGATCTTCTTCCGAAGCGGCGCGCGACCTTCGACGGCGGTCATTGATGGATTGCCATGGGCGCCCGATAGTCATCGGCGGGCTCCCGACTTCCGCATTCGTACGCTCGACGGCCGCGAGATCGTCCTCTCGGACTTCCGCGGCAAGGTCCTCATCGTGGATTTCTGGGCGACCTGGTGTCCCCCCTGTCGGGATGAGGTTCCGCTTCTGGTCGAACTGAAGAACGCCTACGGCGACCGCGGATTAGAGATCCTCGGACTCACGATCGAAGACCCGGAGCGCGATGTTCCGCAGGTTCAGCGATTCGTCCGAGAATTCGGCGTGAATTACCCGATCGGCTTCGCTCCCGACGGCATGTTCGAAGCCTTCGTCGGGCCGGGCGAGCATCCCATCCCCCAAACGTTCCTCTTCGATCGGGAGGGGAAACTCCGCGAGCACCTGGTGGGATTCAACCCCCTGACGGACGCCCGACGGCTGCGGCGCGTGATCGCGCGAATCCTTCACGAGTGA
- a CDS encoding PEGA domain-containing protein gives MGERGLTWRRHGRAMVIALLATFLTVTAILLLTRERASGLVNIATDPPKATVFIDGRWVGHTPLVVELTAGTHRIVLQKEGYKPIEREIFADPSEPEANYDFSLEPMISSEAPGDRQERIRQLKLLVEEALRRGDYVAPENENALYYLNQLQRLAPDDPFISEVRERIRRILRQQAETSRRRKHLS, from the coding sequence ATGGGCGAGCGAGGGCTGACATGGCGAAGGCACGGGCGCGCGATGGTGATCGCGCTGCTGGCGACGTTCCTCACTGTGACGGCTATTCTCCTGCTGACGCGTGAGCGCGCCTCGGGCTTGGTGAACATCGCGACCGATCCGCCGAAGGCGACCGTTTTCATTGACGGTCGGTGGGTCGGCCATACGCCCTTGGTGGTCGAACTCACGGCGGGCACCCACCGCATTGTCCTGCAGAAAGAAGGGTATAAGCCGATCGAGCGCGAGATCTTCGCCGATCCTTCGGAGCCGGAGGCGAACTACGATTTTTCGCTTGAGCCGATGATCTCTTCGGAAGCTCCCGGCGATCGACAGGAACGCATTCGCCAGCTCAAGCTCTTAGTGGAGGAAGCTCTTCGACGAGGAGATTATGTCGCGCCCGAGAACGAGAACGCGCTCTACTACCTCAACCAATTACAGCGTCTTGCTCCGGACGATCCCTTCATCTCTGAGGTGCGCGAGCGCATCCGTCGGATCCTTCGCCAGCAGGCGGAGACTTCCCGCCGCCGCAAGCATCTCTCCTAG
- a CDS encoding tetratricopeptide repeat protein, with translation MGAAFAILITLVFVVEGRAYQEGQGRPAPGLGAAMHQIRGRVYLPTGAPAEERFRVTLRTFGHSVVNETFTDSLGNFEFRGVPNGTYEIVVWETDRYATEIERIEVFGRAARVFTQNIFLREKERAASERTPAGTVSLARLSEAIPKEARKEYERGAKESRKGNPQKAIVHFQRALALYPRYVQALNDLGVQYLRLNDLAQARAAFQQAIEVDPQAPHPYVNLGFLHLLQKEYEEALAHLQRAVTLDPANWSARMLCGIAFMQTGDLERAESELQKALSLGFPPAASIVRLHLANLFLRRGEYVRALEQSEKYLEEVPNATNAAEVRERVKRLRELVRAQNRQP, from the coding sequence ATGGGTGCCGCTTTTGCGATCCTCATCACCTTGGTCTTCGTCGTCGAAGGGCGGGCGTATCAAGAAGGACAAGGACGACCAGCGCCCGGCCTTGGTGCCGCCATGCATCAGATTCGCGGGCGCGTCTATCTCCCCACAGGCGCGCCTGCCGAAGAACGCTTCCGCGTGACGCTGCGCACGTTCGGGCATAGCGTCGTGAACGAGACGTTCACGGATTCCCTGGGGAATTTCGAGTTCCGAGGCGTGCCCAATGGGACCTATGAGATCGTCGTGTGGGAGACGGACCGATACGCGACTGAAATCGAGCGCATCGAGGTCTTCGGCCGGGCCGCACGCGTCTTCACGCAGAACATCTTCTTGCGCGAGAAAGAGCGCGCGGCTTCCGAACGAACGCCCGCTGGAACGGTCTCCTTGGCGCGCTTGAGCGAAGCGATTCCGAAAGAGGCGCGAAAGGAATACGAGAGAGGAGCTAAGGAGTCGCGAAAGGGGAATCCCCAGAAAGCGATCGTGCATTTCCAACGGGCGCTCGCCCTTTATCCTCGATACGTTCAAGCGCTCAATGATCTCGGCGTCCAGTATCTCCGTCTGAACGATCTCGCCCAAGCCCGCGCGGCGTTTCAACAGGCAATCGAAGTGGATCCTCAGGCCCCACATCCGTATGTGAATCTCGGATTCCTGCACCTGCTTCAGAAGGAATACGAAGAGGCGCTCGCGCACCTGCAGCGAGCCGTGACGCTCGATCCGGCCAATTGGTCCGCGCGCATGCTGTGTGGGATCGCCTTCATGCAGACGGGCGATCTGGAGCGTGCGGAGAGCGAGTTGCAGAAGGCGCTCTCGCTCGGCTTCCCGCCAGCGGCCTCGATCGTGCGCTTGCATTTGGCGAATCTCTTCCTGCGGCGCGGAGAGTACGTGCGCGCGTTGGAGCAGTCGGAGAAATATCTCGAAGAGGTCCCGAATGCAACAAATGCTGCCGAGGTTCGTGAGCGGGTGAAGAGGTTGCGGGAGCTGGTGCGCGCGCAGAACCGTCAGCCGTGA